One stretch of Egibacteraceae bacterium DNA includes these proteins:
- a CDS encoding class I SAM-dependent methyltransferase, whose amino-acid sequence MAGARDEARAEQFAERMLDVVNHSFVALLTSIGHRTGLFDTLAALPHSTSEQIATAAGLDERYVREWLAGMTVGGIVEYAPEDGTYALPAEHAAFLTRAAGPDNIAVLTQYVSCMGEVEDGIVECFRRGGGLPYSAYERFHAIMMEDSGQVFDATLLTSTLDLMPGMRERLSAGIDVLDVGCGSGRAVHLLAREFPHSRVTGYDFSEEAVGRARREAADLGLANATFVLTDVAEITDVAAFDLITAFDTIHDQAHPDRVLAGIARALRDDGTFLMVDIGASSNVEDNLDHPLGPFLYGVSTMHCMSVSLGLGGMGLGTMWGEQRARAMLDEAGLDVVRVQQVEGDIANSFYVARKRR is encoded by the coding sequence ATGGCGGGCGCACGCGACGAGGCACGGGCGGAGCAGTTCGCCGAACGGATGCTCGACGTGGTGAACCACAGCTTCGTCGCGCTGCTGACCAGCATCGGCCATCGCACCGGCCTCTTCGACACCCTTGCCGCCTTGCCGCACTCGACCAGCGAGCAGATCGCCACGGCCGCGGGTCTCGACGAGCGCTACGTGCGGGAGTGGCTGGCGGGGATGACCGTCGGTGGCATCGTGGAGTACGCACCCGAGGACGGCACCTACGCGCTACCGGCCGAGCACGCCGCGTTCCTCACGCGGGCCGCCGGGCCTGACAACATCGCGGTGCTCACGCAGTACGTGAGCTGCATGGGCGAGGTGGAGGACGGCATCGTCGAGTGCTTCCGACGGGGCGGCGGGCTGCCGTACTCCGCGTACGAGCGCTTCCACGCGATCATGATGGAGGATTCCGGTCAGGTCTTCGACGCCACGCTCTTGACGAGCACGCTCGACCTCATGCCCGGGATGCGCGAGCGGCTGTCCGCGGGCATCGACGTGCTCGACGTCGGGTGCGGGTCCGGACGTGCGGTGCACCTGCTGGCGCGCGAGTTTCCCCACAGTCGCGTGACCGGCTATGACTTCTCCGAGGAGGCAGTTGGGCGCGCACGCCGCGAAGCGGCCGACCTGGGGCTGGCGAACGCGACGTTCGTGCTGACCGACGTGGCGGAGATCACCGACGTCGCGGCGTTCGATCTCATCACCGCCTTCGACACCATCCACGACCAGGCTCATCCCGACCGGGTTCTTGCGGGGATTGCCCGGGCGCTGCGCGACGACGGCACGTTCCTCATGGTCGACATCGGCGCGTCGAGCAACGTCGAGGACAACCTCGACCACCCGCTCGGACCGTTTCTCTACGGGGTGAGCACGATGCACTGCATGTCGGTGTCCCTCGGCCTCGGCGGGATGGGTCTCGGGACCATGTGGGGCGAGCAACGGGCGCGCGCGATGCTCGACGAGGCAGGCCTCGACGTCGTGCGGGTCCAGCAGGTCGAGGGCGACATCGCCAACAGCTTCTACGTCGCGAGGAAGCGACGGTGA
- a CDS encoding CHRD domain-containing protein, which produces MRRFLVTMVVAALATLGFAGPVLAAKVQGADHGGRPLRATLTGAEEVPRPGDPDGTGTALVTVNRGQREICFELAVADIDRATAAHIHVGEAGTAGPVVIGLTAPSDGFSSGCVDDVDLQLIDAIRKNPAGFYVNVHNQAFPAGALRGQLAR; this is translated from the coding sequence ATGCGCAGGTTTCTTGTCACCATGGTTGTCGCCGCACTCGCGACGCTCGGCTTTGCCGGGCCGGTGCTCGCCGCAAAGGTCCAGGGGGCCGACCACGGGGGGCGGCCGTTGCGCGCGACGCTGACCGGCGCGGAGGAGGTGCCGAGGCCTGGGGATCCCGACGGCACCGGGACGGCGCTCGTCACCGTGAACAGAGGGCAGCGGGAGATCTGCTTCGAGCTCGCCGTCGCCGACATCGACCGGGCGACCGCAGCGCACATCCACGTGGGTGAAGCCGGGACGGCCGGCCCGGTCGTCATCGGCTTGACGGCCCCGAGCGACGGCTTCTCGAGCGGGTGCGTGGACGACGTCGATCTCCAGCTGATCGACGCCATCCGCAAGAACCCGGCCGGCTTCTACGTCAACGTGCACAACCAGGCCTTTCCCGCGGGTG